The Acanthochromis polyacanthus isolate Apoly-LR-REF ecotype Palm Island chromosome 5, KAUST_Apoly_ChrSc, whole genome shotgun sequence genome includes a window with the following:
- the LOC110955296 gene encoding protein kinase C delta type-like, whose product MAPFLRISLNTCDVGALPPLTDPPICAVKMKESVNTERGKTLVQRKPTMYPAWKSTFDAHIYEGRVLEVVLMQSTEEPLAKATVGVSVLAERCKKSKTSGRAEFWVDLHPSGRIQMAVQFFLEDSDTVSCTSSVKSFPEDGATTLNRRRGAFKQPRVHVIKNHEFTATFFHQPTFCSVCREFVWGLNKQGYKCRQCNAAIHKKCIEKIIGRCTGTAANSRDTMFQKERFKIDMPHRFKYYNYRSPTFCDHCGSLLWGLYRQGLKCEDCGMNVHSTCQTKVANLCGINQKLLSEALFQVSQKSTKKSDNSGGADIGIYEDVRSATADPSADNGKGSSPAPTPATACRVHLTLNHLVFHKVLGKGSFGKVLLAELKGQGQYFAVKVLKKDVVLMDDDVECTMVEKRVLALAWENPFLTHLYSTFQSKEHLFFVMEYLNGGDLMFHIQEKGRFDINRATFYAAEIVVGLQFLHLKGMIYRDLKLDNVMLDKDGHIKIADFGMCKENVFGEAKATTFCGTPDYIAPEILLGLKYTFSVDWWSFGVLVYEMLIGQSPFQGDDEDELFESIRSDVPHYPRWITKESKNMLELLFERDPSRRLGVVGDIRAHPFFKVINWLALEKREVEPPFKPKVKSPSDCSNFDREFLSEKPRLSHADKNLIDSMDQAAFAGFSFVNPKLEHLISK is encoded by the exons ATGGCACCCTTCCTGCGTATCTCTCTCAACACTTGTGACGTGGGCGCTCTGCCTCCTCTGACTGACCCTCCCATCTGTGCCGTCAAGATGAAGGAGTCTGTCAACACAG AGAGAGGAAAGACCTTGGTTCAGAGAAAGCCCACCATGTATCCCGCTTGGAAGTCCACTTTTGATGCTCACATCTATGAGGGGCGAGTCCTCGAAGTGGTCCTCATGCAGAGCACTGAGGAGCCATTGGCCAAGGCTACAGTGGGCGTCTCTGTGCTGGCAGAACGTTGTAAGAAGTCTAAAACCAGTGGACGTGCTGAATTTTGGGTCGACCTGCATCCTTCAGGAAGGATTCAGATGGCTGTGCAGTTTTTCCTGGAGGATAGTGACACAG TTTCGTGTACGTCATCAGTGAAGAGTTTTCCTGAAGATGGAGCCACGACCCTCAACAGGAGGAGAGGAGCTTTCAAGCAGCCGAGGGTTCACGTTATCAAGAACCACGAGTTCACCGCCACCTTCTTCCACCAGCCCACCTTCTGCTCCGTCTGCAGAGAGTTTGTCTG GGGGCTCAACAAACAAGGTTACAAGTGCAGGC AATGCAATGCAGCAATCCACAAGAAATGCATTGAAAAAATCATTGGCAGGTGCACTGGAACAGCGGCCAACAGTCGTGACACTATG ttccAGAAAGAGCGTTTCAAGATTGATATGCCACATCGCTTCAAGTACTACAACTACAGGAGCCCCACATTCTGTGACCACTGTGGCAGTCTGCTGTGGGGTCTCTACAGGCAGGGCCTTAAATGTGAAG ACTGTGGCATGAATGTACATAGTACCTGTCAAACAAAAGTGGCCAATCTGTGTGGAATCAACCAAAAACTACTGTCAGAAGCTCTGTTTCAAGTCTCCCAG AAATCTACGAAGAAGTCTGATAACTCCGGTGGAGCAGACATCGGCATCTACGAAGATGTCCGAAGTGCAACAGCGGACCCTAGTG CAGATAATGGGAAGGGCTCGAGTCCTGCCCCAACCCCAGCTACAGCTTGTCGGGTACACCTCACCCTCAACCACCTGGTGTTCCACAAAGTGCTGGGAAAAGGCAGCTTTGGAAAG GTGCTGCTAGCAGAGCTGAAGGGTCAGGGTCAGTACTTTGCTGTGAAGGTCCTGAAGAAGGATGTCGTTCTGATGGATGATGATGTGGAGTGCACCATGGTGGAGAAACGAGTCCTGGCCCTCGCCTGGGAGAACCCTTTCCTCACTCATCTTTACTCTACATTCCAGTCTAAA GAGCACCTCTTCTTTGTAATGGAGTACCTGAATGGAGGCGACTTGATGTTTCACATCCAAGAGAAAGGCCGCTTTGACATCAACAGAGCTAC ATTCTATGCTGCTGAGATTGTAGTGGGACTGCAGTTCCTCCATTTAAAAGGAATGATCTACAG AGATCTGAAGCTGGACAACGTGATGCTGGACAAGGACGGACACATAAAGATCGCAGACTTTGGCATGTGTAAAGAGAACGTGTTTGGAGAGGCCAAAGCCACCACTTTCTGTGGAACACCAGACTACATCGCTCCAGAG ATCCTGCTGGGACTGAAGTATACCTTTTCAGTGGACTGGTGGTCTTTTGGTGTGCTTGTGTACGAGATGCTGATTGGGCAGTCACCTTTCCAAGGTGACGATGAGGATGAACTCTTTGAATCAATCCGGTCAGACGTCCCTCACTACCCTCGGTGGATCACCAAGGAGTCCAAGAACATGCTTGAACTG TTGTTTGAACGAGATCCAAGTCGCAGACTGGGTGTTGTGGGGGACATCCGTGCACACCCATTCTTCAAAGTCATCAACTGGCTGGCGCTGGAGAAGAGAGAAGTGGAACCTCCTTTCAAGCCTAAAGTG AAATCTCCGAGTGACTGCAGCAACTTTGACCGAGAGTTCCTGAGCGAGAAGCCGCGTCTCTCCCATGCTGACAAAAACCTCATTGACTCCATGGACCAGGCAGCATTTGCAGGCTTTTCCTTTGTCAACCCCAAACTGGAACACTTGataagcaaatga